The segment GCCGAGCTGCCCAACGCCACCATCGAGCGCGTCGAGACCGACTCCGACGGCGTGTACGAGGCGCACGCCATCAAGGCCGACGGCACCCACGTGATCGTCCAGATCGACGAGAACTTCCAGGTCACCGCCGTCGTCGAGATGCCCGCACCCGGCGAGGGTCGCGGCCCCGGCATGGGTCCGGGCGGGCCCGGACCGGGCGAGACCCTGCTCGAGGGTGACACGGCCGACAAGGTCACCGCCGCCGCGCAGGCCGAACTGCCCAACGCCACCATCGAGCGCGTCGAGACCGACTCCGACGGCGTGTACGAGGCGCACGCCATCAAGGCCGACGGCACCCACGTCGTCGTCAAGGTCGACGCCGACTTCCAGGTGACCGGAGTCGAGGAGATGCCGGCGCCCGGTGACGGCAGGGGCCCCGGCGGCCACCACGGCCCGGGCGGAACGCTGCCCGACGGGACGCTGCCCGACGGCACCACCCCCGACGCCACCACCGGCGGGACCACGAGCGACACGAGCACGACCGCGAGCCTGACCGCCTGATCCGCCGATCCGCCTGATCCGTCTGATCCACCCCTCCCCGGACGTCCGCGGGGCACCCTCCCCCCAGGTGCCCCGCGGGCGGACACCCGACCGAGGTGCCCATGAGCAGTCCGTCCGTCGGCGATACTGCCGCCGTGGCCCGCGTCCTCGTCGCTGACGACGACCGGGCCATCCGCGACTCGCTGGCCACGGCGCTGCGGCTGCACGGCTACGACGTCGTCACCTGCGTCGACGGCGTGGAGGCGCTGGCCACCGTGCACGGCGCCCCTGTCGATGTGCTGGTGCTCGACGTGATGATGCCCGGCATCGACGGCCTCGCCGTCTGCCGCGTCCTGCGCACCGAGGGCGACCTCACCCCGATCCTCATGCTCACCGCGCGGGTCGAGACCGCCGACCGGGTCGCCGGCCTCGACGCCGGCGCCGACGACTACCTGGCCAAGCCGTTCGAGCTGGACGAACTGCTGGCCCGGCTGCGCGCGCTACTACGCCGTGCCGGCACCAACGACGGCGGCGCCGCCCCCACCGCGGTGCTGCAGGTGGGGGACGTACGCCTGGACCCGGCCGCACGACGGGTGTGGAACGGGCCCGACGAGATCACCCTGAGCAAGACCGAGTTCGACCTGCTCGAGCTGCTGATGGAGAACGCCGGCATCGTGCTGGAGCACGGCACGATCTACGACCGCATCTGGGGCTACGACTTCGGGCCGGACTCCAAGAACTTGGCCGTCTACATCTCCTACCTGCGCCGCAAGCTGGACCGCCCGGCCGACTCGTTCATCCGGACCGTCCGCGGCGTCGGCTACACCATCCGACCGGAACGCGCGTGAGCCTGCGGACCAAGCTGGCCGTCGCCTTCGCCCTGGTGGCGCTGGGCGTCGC is part of the Candidatus Nanopelagicales bacterium genome and harbors:
- a CDS encoding response regulator transcription factor; its protein translation is MSSPSVGDTAAVARVLVADDDRAIRDSLATALRLHGYDVVTCVDGVEALATVHGAPVDVLVLDVMMPGIDGLAVCRVLRTEGDLTPILMLTARVETADRVAGLDAGADDYLAKPFELDELLARLRALLRRAGTNDGGAAPTAVLQVGDVRLDPAARRVWNGPDEITLSKTEFDLLELLMENAGIVLEHGTIYDRIWGYDFGPDSKNLAVYISYLRRKLDRPADSFIRTVRGVGYTIRPERA